A window of Rhinolophus ferrumequinum isolate MPI-CBG mRhiFer1 chromosome X, mRhiFer1_v1.p, whole genome shotgun sequence contains these coding sequences:
- the PRRG3 gene encoding transmembrane gamma-carboxyglutamic acid protein 3, translated as MAVFLEAKNAHSVLKRFPRANEFLEELRQGTIERECMEEICSYEEVKEVFEDKEKTMEFWKGYPNAVYSVRDPAQSSDAMYVVVPLLGVALLIVIALFIIWRCQLQKATRHHPSYAQNRYLASRAGHSLPRVMVYRGTVHSQGESSGHREAGSNPQVVLGPSRGARTTVRLESTLYLPELSLSRLSSATPPPSYEEVTAPQESSSEEASVSYSDPPPKYEEIVAANPGSDK; from the exons ATGGCAG TGTTTCTGGAGGCCAAGAATGCCCATTCTGTCCTGAAACGGTTCCCTCGTGCCAATGAGTTCTTGGAGGAGCTGCGCCAAGGTACCATCGAGCGGGAGTGCATGGAGGAGATCTGCAGCTACGAAGAGGTCAAGGAGGTGTTTGAGGACAAAGAGAAAACG ATGGAGTTCTGGAAGGGGTACCCAAATGCAGTCTACTCAGTCCGAGACCCTGCGCAGAGCTCGGATGCCATGTATGTGGTGGTGCCTCTTCTGGGGGTGGCGTTGCTGATTGTCATTGCCTTGTTCATCATCTGGAGGTGCCAGCTGCAGAAAGCCACCCGTCATCACCCCTCATATGCTCAGAACCGGTACCTAGCCAGTCGCGCCGGGCACAGCCTGCCCCGGGTCATGGTGTACCGGGGCACTGTGCACAGCCAGGGGGAGTCTTCTGGGCACCGGGAGGCTGGGAGCAACCCACAGGTGGTGCTGGGGCCCAGTCGGGGGGCCAGAACCACGGTCCGCCTCGAGAGCACCCTCTACCTTCCGGAGCTCTCTCTGTCCAGACTGTCCagtgccacccctcccccatcataCGAGGAGGTGACTGCGCCCCAGGAGAGCAGCAGTGAGGAGGCCAGTGTCTCTTACAGTGACCCGCCCCCAAAGTATGAGGAGATAGTGGCTGCCAACCCTGGCTCAGACAAGTAA